Below is a genomic region from Streptantibioticus cattleyicolor NRRL 8057 = DSM 46488.
ACCGAGGGGCGGCTCGGCGGGCAGGCGGACGTCAAGGGCGTCTCCGGCACCTGGAAGGACCTCACCGACAACGTCAACGTGATGGCCGACAACCTCACCGCGCAGGTGCGCTCCATCGCCCAGGTGGCCACCGCGGTCGCCCGCGGCGACCTGTCGCAGAAGATCACCGTCGAGGCGAAGGGCGAGGTGGCCGCCCTCGCCGGGGTGATCAACACCATGGTGGACACCCTCTCCGCCTTCGCCGACGAAGTCACCCGGGTCGCCCGCGAGGTGGGCACCGAAGGCATCCTCGGCGGCCAGGCCAGGGTGCCCAACGTCGCCGGCACCTGGAAGGACCTCACCGACAACGTCAACTCGATGGCGAACAACCTCACCAACCAGGTGCGCAACATCGCCCAGGTCACCACGGCGGTCGCGCAGGGCGACCTGACCCGCAAGATCGACGTGGACGCGCGCGGCGAGATCCTGGCGCTGAAGACCACCATCAACACCATGGTCGACCAGCTCTCCTCGTTCGCCGCCGAGGTCACCCGGGTGGCCCGGGAGGTCGGCAGCGAGGGGCGCCTCGGCGGCCAGGCCGAGGTGGAAGGGGTCTCCGGCACCTGGAAGCGGCTGACGGAGAACGTCAACGAACTCGCCGGCAACCTGACCCGCCAGGTACGCGCCATCGCCGGCGTCACCAGCGCGGTCGCCGAGGGCGACCTGACCCGCTCCATCACGGTGGACGCCTCCGGCGAGGTGGCCGACCTCAAGGACAACATCAACGCGATGGTGAAGTCGCTGCGCGAGACCACCCGGGCCAACCAGGAACAGGACTGGCTCAAGACCAACCTCGCCCGCATCACCGCGCTGATGCAGGGCCGCCGCGACCTGCCCGCCGTCGCCGAGTCGGTCATGGACGAGCTGACCCCGCTGGTGGACGCGCAGTACGGCGTCTTCTTCCTGGCCGAGGAGGACGCGGACGGCACCGTGCTGCGTCCCATCGGCCGCTACGGCCACCCCGGCGGCACCGGGGCGCCCGCCTCCTTCCGGCTCGGCCAGGGGCTCGTCGGCCAGGCGGCCCGCAGCCGACGCGGCATCGTCGTCGACGACGTCCCGCCCGGCTACGCCACCATCATCTCCGGCCTCGGCCACACCGACCCCACCGCCCTCGCCGTGCTCCCCATCGTCGCCGAGGACCAGGTGCTCGGCGTCATAGAACTCGCCTCCGTACACGGCTTCACCCCGGTCCACCACACCTTCCTCGAACAGCTGATGGAGGCCATCGGGGTCAACGTCAACACCATCGTGGCCAACGCGCGCACCGACGAACTGCTGGCCGAGTCGCAGCGGCTCGCCGGCGAACTCCAGGTGCGCTCCGAGGAACTCCAGGCCAGGCAGGAGGAGTTGCAGCGCTCCAACGCCGAACTGGAGGAGAAGGCGGCGCTGCTGGTCCGGCAGAACCGTGACATCGAGACCAAGAACCTGGAGATCGAGCAGGCCCGCCAGGAGCTGGAGGCCCGCGCCCAGCAACTCGCCCTCGCCTCCAAGTACAAGTCGGAATTCCTCGCCAACATGAGCCATGAGCTGCGCACCCCGCTCAACAGCCTGCTCATCCTGGCCCAGTTACTCGCCCAGAACCCGGCACGCAACCTCACCCCCAAGCAGGTCGAGTACGCCGGGGTGATCCACTCCGCCGGCTCCGACCTGCTCCAGCTGATCAACGACATCCTCGACCTGTCCAAGGTCGAGGCGGGCAAGATGGACGTCCACCTCGAACCGGTCTCGCTGGCCCGGCTGCTGGAGTACGTCGAGGCCACCTTCCGCCCGCTGACCTCGCAGAAGGGGCTGCGGTTCGCCGTCACCACGCAGCCGTCCGTCCCCGACGAGCTGTGCACCGACGACTCCCGGCTGCGCCAGGTGCTGCGCAACCTGCTCTCCAACGCCGTGAAGTTCACCGAGTCCGGCGAGGTGGAGCTGCGGATCAGCACGGTCGCCGACGACGGACTGCCGCCCGGCTGCCACGGCCACGGCCCGGCGGTCGCCTTCCAGGTCCGCGACACCGGCATCGGCATCGCCGAACACAACCTGGAGTCCGTCTTCGGCGCCTTCCAGCAGGCCGACGGCACCACCAGCCGCAAGTACGGCGGCACCGGACTCGGCCTGTCCATCAGCCGGGAGATCGCCCAGCTCCTCGGCGGCGCCATCACCGCCGAGAGCACCCTGGGCCGCGGCAGTGTCTTCACCCTCTACCTGCCGGTGCGCCACCCCGACGAGCCGCGCCACCGCTCCGCCGTCGCCGTGGCCCGCGACGAACGGCGGCTGCTGGTGGTCGAGGACCGGCCCCGCGGACTGCTCTCGCTGGTCGCCGAGAGCGCCGTCGGCGAACTGCCGGGCGCCACCGCGGCCGACGGCACCGTACGGGTGGCCACCGCGGTCGGCGCCGAGGAGGCCGTCGCCCTCCTGGGCGGCACCCCGCACCATTGCGTGGTGCTCGCCCTCGACATGACCGAGGACGGCGCGTTCCGCTTCCTGGACGCCTGGCACACCGCGCCCGCGCTGCACACCGTCCCCGTCCTCGCCCACCACAACCACCGGCTCACCCCGTTCCAGGAACGCATGCTCGCCGCCTACGCCGAGCAGGGGCCGCTGGAACTCCTCGCCAGCCTCGACGAGTTGCGAGAACGCATCACCTTGCACCTGACCGCCGAGGGCCCGGCCGACGTACTGCCGCTGGCCCGCCCCGCCCACCGCCCGGTGGCCGGCCCCGCGCCCACGGACGGACGGCTGGCCGGGCGCACCGTCCTCGTCGTCGACGACGACGCCCGCAACCTCTTCGCGATCAGCGGCATCCTGGAGACCCAGGGCATGCGCGTGCTCCACGCCGAGGACGGCCGCAAGGGCATCGAGGCGCTGCTGGCCAACAGGGACGTCGACCTGGTGCTGATGGACGTGATGATGCCGGAGATGGACGGCTACGCCGCCACCGCCGCCATCCGCGCCATGCCCGAGTACGCCCGGCTGCCCATCATCGCCGTCACCGCCAAGGCGATGCCCGGCGACCGGGAGAAGTCGCTGGCCTCCGGCGCCACCGCCTACGTGACCAAGCCGGTGGACGCCCGGGAACTGATCGACCGCATCCACCGCCTCCTCGTCCCGGCCGACCC
It encodes:
- a CDS encoding HAMP domain-containing protein is translated as MTGATGTGDVTQGPAATAGTDGGHVGDVDLRQLLVGLTAVRDGDFSTRLPEGGAGLLGEIGTVFNGMVDQLSLFSSEVTRVAREVGSEGRLGGQAQVPAVGGAWRDLTDSVNFMAENLTTQVRSIAQVATAVARGDLTRKVAVDARGEILELKETINTMVDQLSSFADEVTRVAREVGTEGRLGGQADVKGVSGTWKALTESVNVMADNLTAQVRSIAQVTTAVARGDLTQKIRVDARGEILELKETINTMVDQLSSFADEVTRVAREVGTEGRLGGQADVKGVSGTWKDLTDNVNVMADNLTAQVRSIAQVATAVARGDLSQKITVEAKGEVAALAGVINTMVDTLSAFADEVTRVAREVGTEGILGGQARVPNVAGTWKDLTDNVNSMANNLTNQVRNIAQVTTAVAQGDLTRKIDVDARGEILALKTTINTMVDQLSSFAAEVTRVAREVGSEGRLGGQAEVEGVSGTWKRLTENVNELAGNLTRQVRAIAGVTSAVAEGDLTRSITVDASGEVADLKDNINAMVKSLRETTRANQEQDWLKTNLARITALMQGRRDLPAVAESVMDELTPLVDAQYGVFFLAEEDADGTVLRPIGRYGHPGGTGAPASFRLGQGLVGQAARSRRGIVVDDVPPGYATIISGLGHTDPTALAVLPIVAEDQVLGVIELASVHGFTPVHHTFLEQLMEAIGVNVNTIVANARTDELLAESQRLAGELQVRSEELQARQEELQRSNAELEEKAALLVRQNRDIETKNLEIEQARQELEARAQQLALASKYKSEFLANMSHELRTPLNSLLILAQLLAQNPARNLTPKQVEYAGVIHSAGSDLLQLINDILDLSKVEAGKMDVHLEPVSLARLLEYVEATFRPLTSQKGLRFAVTTQPSVPDELCTDDSRLRQVLRNLLSNAVKFTESGEVELRISTVADDGLPPGCHGHGPAVAFQVRDTGIGIAEHNLESVFGAFQQADGTTSRKYGGTGLGLSISREIAQLLGGAITAESTLGRGSVFTLYLPVRHPDEPRHRSAVAVARDERRLLVVEDRPRGLLSLVAESAVGELPGATAADGTVRVATAVGAEEAVALLGGTPHHCVVLALDMTEDGAFRFLDAWHTAPALHTVPVLAHHNHRLTPFQERMLAAYAEQGPLELLASLDELRERITLHLTAEGPADVLPLARPAHRPVAGPAPTDGRLAGRTVLVVDDDARNLFAISGILETQGMRVLHAEDGRKGIEALLANRDVDLVLMDVMMPEMDGYAATAAIRAMPEYARLPIIAVTAKAMPGDREKSLASGATAYVTKPVDARELIDRIHRLLVPADPS